Proteins encoded by one window of Rouxiella chamberiensis:
- a CDS encoding D-ribose ABC transporter substrate-binding protein, which translates to MKKHLALLSVLATLCVPPAFAVEKGTLAILVNSLDNPYYSAEAKGAQAKAESMGYKTLVLSHGEDVKRQGELMSLVIGRKVQGIILDNADSQASVAAVKQAKDAGVPVVLINREIPVDGVALAQISHNNFQAGSDVANEFVEKMGEKGPYVELTCNLADNNCVTRSKSFHNVIDQYPDMKMIARQDAKGTLIDGKRIMDSILQAHPDVKGVITGNGPVALGAIAALKAANRNDVTVVGIDGSNDERDAVKAGTLYATVMLQAQAIAAQGVEIIDQYVQTGSYSGKERILFRGILIKKDNADKVNNFNYQK; encoded by the coding sequence ATGAAAAAACATCTTGCCCTGTTATCGGTTCTTGCCACGCTGTGTGTTCCTCCCGCCTTTGCCGTTGAAAAAGGCACGCTCGCCATTTTAGTCAACTCGCTGGATAACCCTTACTACTCTGCCGAAGCAAAAGGCGCGCAGGCCAAGGCGGAATCCATGGGATATAAAACGCTGGTGCTGTCTCATGGCGAAGATGTCAAACGTCAGGGCGAGTTGATGAGCCTGGTTATCGGCCGCAAGGTTCAGGGGATTATTCTGGACAACGCCGACTCCCAGGCAAGCGTCGCCGCAGTGAAACAGGCCAAGGACGCCGGTGTGCCGGTTGTGCTCATCAACCGCGAAATTCCGGTCGATGGCGTGGCGCTGGCGCAGATTTCCCACAACAACTTCCAGGCAGGGTCTGACGTCGCCAACGAGTTCGTCGAGAAAATGGGCGAAAAGGGGCCGTATGTCGAACTGACCTGCAACCTCGCCGACAACAACTGTGTGACCCGCTCCAAATCCTTCCATAACGTTATCGATCAATACCCCGATATGAAAATGATCGCCCGTCAGGATGCCAAAGGCACGCTTATCGACGGCAAACGCATCATGGACAGTATTCTTCAGGCGCATCCCGATGTGAAAGGGGTGATTACCGGCAACGGTCCGGTGGCGCTCGGGGCGATCGCTGCGCTGAAAGCCGCCAACCGCAATGACGTGACCGTCGTGGGTATCGACGGCAGCAACGACGAACGCGATGCGGTAAAAGCCGGCACCCTTTACGCCACGGTAATGCTGCAGGCGCAGGCTATCGCGGCACAGGGCGTTGAAATCATTGACCAATACGTGCAGACAGGCAGCTACAGCGGCAAAGAGCGCATCCTGTTCCGCGGCATTCTCATCAAAAAAGACAATGCCGACAAGGTGAACAATTTCAACTATCAGAAATAG
- a CDS encoding GolD/DthD family dehydrogenase has protein sequence MSTNQYDVNLRYGVDITQSLAGKVAVITGGLGGIAMASNRMMLEKGAHLALLYPAFESAVKNQVVEELGDERVSYFECDVTDPAQVARVFQQVEQECGKIDILVNCAGYVHLEPAVETSFDQWQKNLAVNLTGPFLCSQAAARSMIARGQGGKIINIASQAASIAIDNHCAYTSAKAGLLGMTKVMAKEWAAHQITVNTLSPTVVLTPMGEKAWRGEKGEAMKKLIPLGRFAYTDEIAAAILFFSSNGSDMITGADLMIDGGFTIW, from the coding sequence ATGAGCACTAATCAATATGACGTCAACCTGCGTTACGGCGTGGATATCACCCAGTCGCTGGCCGGAAAAGTGGCGGTAATCACCGGCGGGCTGGGCGGCATCGCGATGGCCAGCAACCGCATGATGCTTGAAAAGGGCGCGCATCTGGCGCTGCTATACCCGGCATTCGAAAGTGCAGTCAAAAATCAGGTAGTTGAGGAGCTGGGTGACGAGCGCGTCAGTTATTTCGAGTGCGATGTTACCGATCCGGCGCAGGTCGCACGCGTATTCCAGCAGGTCGAACAGGAATGCGGAAAAATCGACATTCTGGTCAATTGCGCGGGCTATGTGCATCTCGAACCGGCGGTAGAGACCTCTTTTGATCAGTGGCAGAAAAATCTGGCAGTCAATTTGACCGGGCCTTTCCTCTGCTCCCAGGCGGCGGCGCGCAGCATGATTGCTCGTGGACAGGGCGGCAAGATTATCAATATCGCTTCGCAGGCCGCATCGATTGCTATCGATAATCACTGTGCCTACACCTCGGCGAAAGCCGGTTTGCTCGGCATGACCAAAGTGATGGCCAAAGAGTGGGCGGCGCACCAGATTACCGTCAACACGCTGTCACCGACCGTGGTTCTGACGCCGATGGGCGAGAAAGCCTGGCGCGGCGAAAAGGGCGAAGCCATGAAAAAGCTTATTCCACTGGGGCGTTTCGCCTACACCGATGAAATCGCCGCCGCCATTCTGTTCTTCTCGAGCAACGGCAGCGACATGATTACCGGTGCAGACCTGATGATCGATGGCGGATTCACGATTTGGTAA
- a CDS encoding transketolase family protein, which yields MQDLRDAVVSTLIEQQEQGANISVMVADSTSTSKIAPFEKAFPQRVINVGIAEQNMVGMAAGVALSGHVVFTANAAPFLFARSNEQMKNDVCYSETNVKMLGLNAGFAYGPLGATHHCTNDIAIARTLGNLQVFAPADASQAQAIVKHAIQHQGPVYIRMDSDKLPVLHDENWRFIPGQPDVLAEGDDVVVFTLGTLAHEALAAREQDCNPTVVSLPSLWPLDELAVVELIKSHKKVITMEEHVLSGGLGTIIGELILKYRLTQPLQAFGIPAYEFTHSSSRTALRRQFSIDTSGLVAALKGPAIAAAREAANEH from the coding sequence ATGCAAGACTTACGCGACGCCGTCGTTTCGACACTCATTGAACAGCAGGAGCAGGGGGCCAATATCAGCGTGATGGTCGCCGACTCGACCTCCACGTCCAAAATCGCGCCTTTCGAGAAAGCCTTTCCGCAGCGGGTCATCAACGTCGGCATCGCCGAACAGAATATGGTGGGGATGGCGGCCGGTGTGGCCTTGAGTGGTCACGTGGTATTCACCGCCAATGCCGCGCCGTTCCTGTTCGCCCGTTCCAATGAACAGATGAAAAACGACGTCTGTTATTCGGAAACCAACGTCAAGATGCTGGGCCTTAATGCCGGTTTTGCCTATGGTCCGCTCGGCGCTACGCACCACTGCACCAACGATATCGCCATCGCCCGTACCCTCGGCAATCTTCAGGTGTTTGCGCCTGCCGACGCAAGCCAGGCGCAGGCCATCGTCAAACATGCCATTCAGCATCAGGGGCCGGTGTATATCCGCATGGACAGCGACAAGCTGCCGGTGCTGCACGACGAGAACTGGCGTTTTATTCCGGGTCAGCCCGATGTGCTGGCCGAAGGCGACGACGTAGTGGTCTTTACTCTCGGCACGCTTGCGCATGAAGCGCTGGCGGCGCGTGAGCAGGATTGCAACCCGACCGTCGTTTCCCTGCCTTCCCTGTGGCCGCTCGACGAGTTGGCGGTGGTCGAGCTGATTAAATCGCACAAAAAAGTGATCACCATGGAAGAACACGTATTAAGCGGTGGCCTGGGCACCATCATCGGTGAGTTAATCCTTAAATACCGTTTAACGCAGCCGCTGCAGGCCTTCGGTATTCCGGCCTACGAATTCACTCACAGCAGCAGCCGCACCGCGCTGCGCCGTCAATTTTCCATCGATACATCCGGACTGGTCGCCGCACTCAAGGGACCCGCCATTGCCGCTGCTCGGGAGGCCGCGAATGAGCACTAA
- a CDS encoding transketolase has product MDAQATPTFQDIKTVARQARRYVLQMNHHAGKGHTGADLSEVDIICTLYMSVMDRGEQRPDQDRFILSKGHGAGGLYCSAAAMGLLDPAVLDQFMGDDTLLAGHPVHQKLPDLVEINSGGLGHGLPIAVGLALGNKISGRSHRRAFVLLGDGELAEGSNWEAAMAASKFKLDNLVAIVDRNRLQLAGKTEEIMPLEPLADKWKAFGFEVLECDGHDPEAIHAAVTQPMQGKPRVILANTEKGHGISFMANVPAWHHAVPNDQQLAQGLAELEE; this is encoded by the coding sequence ATGGACGCTCAGGCAACCCCTACGTTTCAGGATATAAAAACCGTCGCCCGACAGGCACGTCGTTATGTTTTGCAGATGAACCACCACGCGGGCAAGGGCCACACCGGGGCCGATCTTTCAGAAGTCGATATTATCTGCACCCTCTATATGTCGGTCATGGATCGCGGTGAACAGCGCCCCGATCAGGACCGCTTTATTCTCTCCAAAGGGCACGGCGCGGGGGGATTGTACTGTAGCGCAGCGGCGATGGGTTTGCTGGACCCAGCCGTGCTCGACCAGTTTATGGGCGATGACACCTTGCTGGCCGGTCATCCGGTGCATCAAAAGCTGCCCGATCTGGTCGAGATAAATTCCGGCGGTCTGGGGCACGGCCTGCCGATTGCCGTCGGTCTGGCGCTCGGTAACAAGATAAGTGGCCGTTCGCATCGTCGCGCCTTCGTATTGCTGGGCGACGGCGAACTGGCGGAAGGCTCCAACTGGGAAGCCGCGATGGCGGCCAGCAAGTTCAAGCTCGACAATCTGGTCGCTATCGTCGACCGCAACCGTTTACAGCTTGCGGGCAAAACCGAAGAGATCATGCCGCTCGAACCGTTGGCCGACAAATGGAAGGCATTCGGTTTCGAAGTGCTGGAGTGCGATGGCCACGACCCCGAAGCCATTCACGCCGCCGTCACGCAGCCGATGCAGGGCAAACCCCGGGTCATTCTGGCCAATACCGAAAAAGGTCACGGTATTTCGTTTATGGCCAACGTTCCCGCCTGGCACCATGCCGTGCCCAACGATCAGCAACTGGCCCAAGGGCTGGCCGAGCTGGAGGAGTGA
- a CDS encoding DeoR/GlpR family DNA-binding transcription regulator, which produces MKSKSEQLADMQHRRDKILEMIREDGTVTVKMLTDAFELTEATIRTDLRVLQKQGHVQRYHGGATLMDGKQNTHALLLERQTQMKEKEAIGRLAASFIEAGDTLILDSGTTTTAIANNLGHIKKLSVITTAVNIALQLGGEPGVNILLTGGTFKFPTLSTSGEKAASFFENVLAEKLFLATACISPRVGLSFPSETDIKVKSAMIQSANQVYVVADSSKIDKVSMFALPCEWSKIHYLITDSGISAESKAAFEAVGVEVLIASAF; this is translated from the coding sequence TTGAAAAGCAAAAGCGAACAGTTGGCGGACATGCAACACCGTCGCGACAAGATATTGGAAATGATCAGGGAAGATGGCACTGTCACAGTGAAAATGCTTACTGACGCCTTTGAGTTGACCGAAGCCACGATCCGCACCGATTTGCGCGTGCTGCAAAAGCAGGGACACGTGCAGCGCTATCACGGCGGCGCCACGCTGATGGACGGCAAACAGAACACACACGCCCTGCTGTTGGAAAGACAGACGCAGATGAAAGAGAAAGAGGCGATTGGCAGGCTGGCGGCGAGTTTTATCGAGGCGGGCGATACGCTGATTCTTGACTCGGGCACCACCACCACGGCCATTGCCAACAATCTGGGACATATCAAGAAACTGTCGGTTATTACCACGGCGGTTAATATCGCCTTGCAGCTGGGCGGCGAACCCGGCGTAAATATCCTGCTGACCGGCGGCACCTTCAAGTTCCCGACGCTTTCGACTTCGGGTGAAAAGGCCGCCAGCTTTTTCGAAAATGTATTGGCCGAAAAGCTGTTTCTCGCCACGGCCTGCATTTCACCACGCGTCGGGCTGAGCTTCCCGAGCGAGACGGACATCAAGGTCAAAAGTGCGATGATCCAGTCGGCCAATCAGGTTTATGTGGTGGCGGATTCCAGCAAAATCGACAAGGTGTCGATGTTTGCCCTGCCGTGCGAGTGGTCGAAGATTCACTATCTTATTACCGATAGCGGCATTAGCGCCGAGTCCAAGGCCGCTTTCGAAGCGGTAGGCGTTGAGGTATTA